A part of Nitrospirota bacterium genomic DNA contains:
- a CDS encoding nucleotidyltransferase domain-containing protein, translating to MQKTALLDEYRKRKKEQTENLRIEMLKKIKAALSELSKIIYFKDAYVFGSILRPSFSEESDIDIAFDGLKDEYFFKTMSFLSDFLGRDVDVIQLEGHRLRDGIIKEGIKWQKPYFQKEGKS from the coding sequence ATGCAGAAGACAGCACTGCTTGATGAATACAGAAAGAGAAAAAAAGAGCAAACAGAGAACCTCAGAATCGAGATGCTCAAAAAGATCAAGGCTGCCCTGTCAGAGCTTTCAAAAATAATTTATTTTAAAGATGCCTATGTCTTTGGCTCAATTCTGAGGCCATCATTTTCAGAGGAATCAGACATAGATATAGCCTTTGATGGGCTTAAGGATGAGTATTTTTTTAAGACAATGTCATTTTTGTCCGACTTTCTTGGAAGAGATGTTGATGTAATTCAGCTTGAAGGGCATAGATTAAGGGATGGGATAATTAAAGAGGGGATTAAATGGCAGAAACCATACTTTCAAAAAGAAGGAAAGAGCTAA
- a CDS encoding nucleotidyltransferase domain-containing protein, protein MAETILSKRRKELKESLRQNALKRLKEAGRMLYGEGAEGVYVFGSVLRPLEFNEHSDVDIAIKGISEDKRSSVTVRLEEIFKGMPFDVVFLEDDLRPEIREKIKKEGILWSR, encoded by the coding sequence ATGGCAGAAACCATACTTTCAAAAAGAAGGAAAGAGCTAAAAGAAAGCCTCAGGCAGAATGCATTAAAGAGGCTTAAAGAGGCAGGAAGAATGCTTTATGGCGAAGGGGCAGAGGGTGTTTATGTCTTTGGCTCTGTATTGAGGCCATTAGAGTTTAATGAGCATTCTGATGTTGACATTGCAATAAAGGGAATTTCTGAAGATAAACGGAGTTCTGTTACCGTAAGACTTGAAGAAATATTCAAGGGGATGCCTTTTGATGTTGTATTTCTTGAGGATGATTTGAGACCCGAAATCAGGGAAAAGATTAAAAAGGAAGGAATATTATGGAGTCGTTAA